In Citrus sinensis cultivar Valencia sweet orange chromosome 4, DVS_A1.0, whole genome shotgun sequence, one DNA window encodes the following:
- the LOC102620577 gene encoding DNA polymerase lambda isoform X3, with protein MAPKTTRKPTPALDSNGIFTGMRVFLVEKGVQNRRLQIWRQKLVQMGATVEEKLSKKVTHVLAMDLEALLQQVSKQHLARFKGSVIHYQWLEDSLRLGEKVSEDLYRIKLHPEGENIADRVLSQIQGNGNTSSDGESSHRKKIKSSTEDVEHFKAESKGDAETNALSEPSNSPMSSESLTNTLSTASASPDFSSHHITDPSLLYNPPDLNKNITEIFGKLINIYRALGEDRRSFSYYKAIPVIEKLPFKIESADQVKGLPGIGKSMQDHIQEIVTTGKLSKLEHFEKDEKVRTISLFGEVWGIGPATAQKLYEKGHRTLDDLKNEDSLTHSQRLGLKYFDDIKTRIPRHEVEQMERLLQKAGEEVLPEVIILCGGSYRRGKASCGDLDVVIMHPDRKSHKGFLSKYVKKLKEMKFLREDLIFSTHSEEVYPRDIYAFGLIAWTGNDVLNRRLRLLAESKGYRLDDTGLFPATYGSGGKQGVRARTSLKFDTEKEVFDFLGFPWLEPHERNL; from the exons ATGGCGCCAAAAACAACCAGAAAACCAACTCCAGCTCTTGACTCGAACGGTATATTCACCGGAATGCGCGTTTTCTTAGTCGAAAAGGGAGTTCAAAACCGTCGATTACAG ATTTGGAGGCAGAAGCTGGTGCAAATGGGGGCTACTGTTGAGGAGAAGCTATCCAAGAAAGTCACGCATGTTTTAGCGATGGATTTAGAAGCGCTTCTTCAACAAGTCAGTAAACAACACCTCGCACGCTTCAAAGGA AGTGTTATCCATTATCAATGGCTGGAGGACAGCTTGAGATTAGGGGAAAAGGTCTCTGAGGATTTGTATCGTATAAAACTGCATCCAGAAGGAGAAAATATAGCAGACAGGGTCTTGAGTCAAATACAAGGAAATGGAAATACTTCAAGTGATGGTGAATCATCTCATCGGAAAAAGATCAAATCCTCTACTGAGGACGTGGAACACTTCAAAGCAGAAAGCAAGGGAGATGCGGAAACCAATGCTCTATCTGAGCCATCGAATAGTCCCATGAGTTCTGAAAGTTTGACTAACACTCTGAGCACTGCAAGTGCCAGTCCAGATTTCTCCAGTCATCATATTACGGAT CCATCCCTGCTGTACAATCCACCTGATTTAAACAAGAATATCACTGAGATATTTGGAAAGCTTATCAACATATATAGGG CACTGGGTGAGGATCGGAGATCATTTAGCTACTACAAGGCTATTCCAGTTATTGAGAAGTTAccatttaaaattgaaagtgCAGATCAGGTTAAAGGCCTGCCAGGGATTGGAAAGTCAATGCAGGATCAT ATTCAGGAGATCGTAACTACTGGGAAATTATCAAAGTTGGAGCACTTTGAAAAGGATGAAAAG GTACGGACAATCAGTTTGTTTGGGGAAGTTTGGGGTATTGGTCCTGCAACTGCACAGAAATTATATGAGAAAGGACACCGTACACTAGATGATTTGAAGAATGAAGATTCATTAACACATTCTCAGAGATTAGGTTTGAAATATTTCGATGACATTAAGACGAGGATTCCACGCCATGAG GTTGAGCAGATGGAACGTCTTCTGCAGAAAGCCGGGGAAGAAGTTTTGCCTGAG GTGATCATTTTGTGTGGAGGATCATACAGACGTGGAAAGGCTTCCTGTGGAGATCTAGATGTTGTAATTATGCATCCTGAtagaaaaag TCATAAGGGTTTCTTGTCAAAATATGTGAAGAAGTTAAAGGAAATGAAGTTCTTAAGAGAGGATTTGATTTTCAGCACTCACAGCGAGGAg GTGTATCCAAGGGACATATATGCGTTTGGGCTAATAGCATGGACCGGGAATGATGTACTAAATAGGAG GTTGAGATTACTAGCAGAATCCAAAGGATACCGACTTGATGATACAGGGCTGTTTCCAGCTACTTATGGCTCAGGCGGTAAACAG GGTGTAAGGGCGAGAACaagtttgaaatttgataCTGAAAAGGAGGTGTTTGATTTCCTGGGATTTCCTTGGCTAGAACCTCATGAAAGAAATTTGTGA
- the LOC102614568 gene encoding UDP-glycosyltransferase 74B1, producing MTSHVISGSISSPQGYTNGPLAKRNLKPKAVNKNRRHVVLLPYPSQGHINPLLQFAKRLASKGVKATLATTHYTAKSICAPHVGVEPISDGFDEGGYAQAKNEDLYLKSFEDNGSRTLSELIKRYKNSSFPVNCVVYDSFLPWALDVAKEYGLYGAAFFTNSATVCNIFCRMHHGLLTLPVKLEDTPLSIPGLPSLNFIDLPTFVKFPESYPAYLAMKLGQYSNLDKADWIFGNTFQELEGEGARSISELWPGKLIGPMVPSAYLDGRIKGDSGYGSSLWQPLSEECSEWLETKPQQSVVYISFGSMVSLTAEQMEEIALALKDSSLDFLWVVRESQQEKLPNWFMDSTKQKGLVVSWCNQLEVLEHPAVGCFVTHCGWNSTLEGLSLGVPMIGVPQWADQLTDAKYIEEVWGIGVRAKEDEKGIVRKEEILKCFKEVMEGERSQVIKKNASEWKKKSEKAMREGGSSDQNICDFVNALMCSSNGKLKHSNDNCVQAWMPVAKRCLRQTPR from the exons ATGACGTCACATGTTATCTCGGGTTCAATTTCTTCTCCACAAGGTTATACTAACGG GCCCCTTGCCAAAAGAAACTTGAAGCCCAAAGCCGTGAATAAGAATAGAAGGCACGTGGTGCTTCTCCCGTATCCAAGCCAAGGCCACATAAATCCTCTCCTTCAATTTGCAAAACGTTTAGCCTCTAAAGGCGTTAAGGCTACATTAGCCACAACCCATTACACTGCCAAGTCCATATGCGCCCCGCACGTCGGTGTCGAGCCAATTTCCGATGGGTTCGATGAAGGTGGCTATGCTCAAGCCAAAAACGAGGACTTGTACCTTAAGTCGTTTGAGGACAACGGCTCACGAACTCTTTCTGAGCTCATCAAAAGGTACAAAAACTCCAGCTTTCCTGTTAACTGTGTTGTGTACGATTCGTTTTTGCCATGGGCTCTTGATGTGGCCAAGGAATATGGCTTGTACGGAGCCGCGTTTTTCACTAATTCAGCCACTGTGTGCAACATATTTTGTCGCATGCATCATGGATTGCTTACACTGCCCGTGAAGCTTGAAGACACGCCCTTGTCGATCCCTGGCCTGCCTTCATTGAACTTCATTGACTTGCCAACTTTTGTTAAGTTTCCTGAAAGTTACCCTGCCTACTTAGCCATGAAACTCGGCCAGTATTCCAACTTGGATAAGGCTGATTGGATATTTGGAAATACATTTCAAGAATTAGAAGGCGAG gGGGCAAGAAGCATATCAGAGCTATGGCCAGGGAAGCTGATAGGTCCGATGGTTCCATCCGCCTACTTAGATGGCAGGATCAAGGGGGATAGTGGATATGGATCGAGTCTATGGCAGCCACTCAGTGAAGAATGCAGTGAATGGCTAGAAACAAAGCCACAACAGTCAGTTGTTTACATCTCCTTTGGCAGCATGGTGTCACTGACAGCTGAACAGATGGAAGAGATTGCATTGGCATTGAAAGACAGCAGTTTGGATTTCCTTTGGGTTGTTAGGGAGTCCCAGCAAGAGAAGTTACCAAATTGGTTCATGGactcaacaaaacaaaagggTCTGGTTGTGAGTTGGTGCAACCAGCTAGAAGTGCTCGAACATCCAGCTGTAGGATGCTTTGTGACTCATTGTGGGTGGAACTCAACGCTTGAAGGTCTGAGCCTTGGGGTGCCCATGATTGGCGTGCCGCAATGGGCTGATCAATTGACTGATGCCAAGTATATTGAGGAGGTTTGGGGAATCGGGGTTAGAGCTAAGGAAGATGAAAAAGGGATCGTGAGGAAAGAAGAGATCCTCAAGTGCTTCAAGGAAGTTATGGAAGGAGAGAGGAGCCAAGTGATCAAGAAGAATGCTAGTGAATGGAAGAAGAAGTCAGAGAAAGCTATGAGGGAAGGAGGGAGTTCTGATCagaatatttgtgattttgtcAACGCATTGATGTGTTCTAGCAACGGAAAACTAAAGCATTCGAACGACAATTGTGTTCAAGCTTGGATGCCAGTTGCTAAAAGATGTCTGCGTCAAACTCCACGATAA
- the LOC102619905 gene encoding DEAD-box ATP-dependent RNA helicase 22, giving the protein MILHRSSSMFHFYKLSSPPKLLSKFNASSSCLSNSAPSSFYPLRVRFLGLNQWKGRPFRGFAAAAAVVSDKNGSSDTFFADDNVTWKSLGLSDLLIRALENSGFGRPSIVQAASVGPVLSGKDVVIAAETGSGKTHSYLVPLIEKLCTALGDSENSNSDKEPTPPRAPSLVLCPNVVLCEQVVRMANALSADNGEPLVRAVAVCGGQGWPIGKPDVIVSTPAALLNNIDPKRRRRMEFVRGVKYVVFDEADMLLCGSFQNQVIRLINMFRFDEKQLSRMNESGVEKPLEMDNSSLTQPDLQDEENLQDEYISDEGNFEGDSDVEGLTEETKSGSIKKKDWRRVRKNYQRSKQYIFVAATLPINGKKTAGAVLKQMFPDADWISGNYLHFHNPRLKEKWIEVTVDTQVDALIEAVKERLEFGAETSRTMVFANTVDAVYAVTKILKTAGIECYCYHKDLSLEERAKTLVNFQEKGGVFVCTDAAARGIDIPNVSHVIQADFATSAVDFLHRVGRTARAGQYGLVTSLYTESNRDLVDTIRRAAKLGQPVETAFSRKRSFRNKLKKRGSIKDRETSTAELTRV; this is encoded by the exons atgattCTCCATCGTTCATCTTCAATGTTCCACTTTTATAAACTATCATCTCCGCCTAAACTCCTTTCCAAATTCAACGCCTCTTCTTCATGTCTCTCCAACTCTGCTCCATCTTCATTTTATCCGCTCCGCGTCCGCTTTCTCGGGCTCAACCAATGGAAAGGCAGACCGTTCAGGGGATTCGCGGCTGCCGCTGCTGTCGTATCGGATAAAAATGGATCAAGCGATACGTTCTTTGCCGACGATAATGTCACATGGAAGTCTCTAGGCTTATCCGATCTCCTCATTCGTGCTCTCGAAAATTCCGGCTTTGGGAGACCCTCTATTGTTCAG GCTGCTTCCGTAGGACCTGTTCTTTCAGGAAAAGATGTTGTGATTGCGGCAGAGACTGGTAGCGGTAAAACACATAGCTACCTCGTCCCTCTGATTGAAAAGCTGTGCACTGCATTGGGTGATTCGGAGAATTCCAATTCTGATAAAGAGCCGACTCCTCCCCGTGCACCTTCTCTAGTTCTTTGTCCAAATGTAGTACTTTGTGAACAAGTGGTTCGAATGGCTAATGCTCTTTCTGCAGATAATGGTGAACCACTTGTACGAGCTGTAGCTGTCTGTGGAGGACAG GGATGGCCAATTGGTAAACCTGATGTTATTGTGTCAACACCAGCAGCTCTTTTGAATAATATAGACCCGAAAAGACGCCGTCGCATGGAGTTTGTTCGTGGTGTAAAATATGTG GTGTTCGATGAAGCTGATATGCTTTTGTGTGGGAGCTTTCAGAACCAAGTTATCCGTCTCATTAATATGTTCcgttttgatgaaaaacaactCTCTCGAATGAATGAATCTGGAGTTGAGAAGCCTTTGGAAATGGATAATAGTTCCTTGACACAGCCTGACTTGCAGGATGAAGAGAACCTCCAAGATGAATATATCTCTGATGAGGGAAATTTTGAGGGTGATTCTGATGTTGAGGGCTTAACTGAGGAAACTAAATCTGGGtccattaagaaaaaagattggAGGAgagtaagaaaaaattatcagCGCAGTAAACAGTACATCTTTGTTGCAGCAACCCTTCCAATTAATGGAAAGAAGACTGCTGGGGCTGTGTTGAAACAGATGTTCCCCGATGCCGATTGGATTAGTGGAAACTACCTCCATTTTCACAACCCCAG GTTGAAGGAGAAATGGATTGAGGTTACAGTTGATACACAGGTGGATGCTCTCATAGAGGCTGTCAAAGAACGTCTGGAATTTGGTGCTGAAACAAGTCGAACTATGGTGTTTGCAAACACTGTTGATGCTGTTTATGCAGTAACTAAGATTTTGAAAACAGCTGGGATTGAATGTTACTGTTACCATAAGGACCTTTCCTTGGAGGAACGTGCTAAGACATTAGTTAATTTCCAAGAGAAAGGTGGAGTGTTTGTGTGCACTGATGCTGCTGCACGTGGTATTGACATTCCAAATGTTTCACATGTTATTCAG GCGGACTTTGCCACTTCTGCAGTGGATTTTTTGCATAGGGTTGGTCGCACAGCTCGAGCTGGTCAATATGGACTTGTCACTAGCCTTTATACTGAATCCAACCGGGATCTTGTCGACACAATTCGTCGAGCAGCGAAACTGGGCCAGCCTGTG GAAACAGCATTTAGCAGGAAAAGAAGCTTCCGAAACAAGCTTAAGAAGAGAG GTTCCATCAAAGATAGAGAGACATCAACTGCAGAACTGACAAGGGTTTAA
- the LOC102620577 gene encoding DNA polymerase lambda isoform X2 — MAPKTTRKPTPALDSNGIFTGMRVFLVEKGVQNRRLQIWRQKLVQMGATVEEKLSKKVTHVLAMDLEALLQQSVIHYQWLEDSLRLGEKVSEDLYRIKLHPEGENIADRVLSQIQGNGNTSSDGESSHRKKIKSSTEDVEHFKAESKGDAETNALSEPSNSPMSSESLTNTLSTASASPDFSSHHITDPSLLYNPPDLNKNITEIFGKLINIYRALGEDRRSFSYYKAIPVIEKLPFKIESADQVKGLPGIGKSMQDHIQEIVTTGKLSKLEHFEKDEKVRTISLFGEVWGIGPATAQKLYEKGHRTLDDLKNEDSLTHSQRLGLKYFDDIKTRIPRHEVEQMERLLQKAGEEVLPEVIILCGGSYRRGKASCGDLDVVIMHPDRKSHKGFLSKYVKKLKEMKFLREDLIFSTHSEEGTDSGVDTYFGLCTYPGRELRHRIDFKVYPRDIYAFGLIAWTGNDVLNRRLRLLAESKGYRLDDTGLFPATYGSGGKQGVRARTSLKFDTEKEVFDFLGFPWLEPHERNL; from the exons ATGGCGCCAAAAACAACCAGAAAACCAACTCCAGCTCTTGACTCGAACGGTATATTCACCGGAATGCGCGTTTTCTTAGTCGAAAAGGGAGTTCAAAACCGTCGATTACAG ATTTGGAGGCAGAAGCTGGTGCAAATGGGGGCTACTGTTGAGGAGAAGCTATCCAAGAAAGTCACGCATGTTTTAGCGATGGATTTAGAAGCGCTTCTTCAACAA AGTGTTATCCATTATCAATGGCTGGAGGACAGCTTGAGATTAGGGGAAAAGGTCTCTGAGGATTTGTATCGTATAAAACTGCATCCAGAAGGAGAAAATATAGCAGACAGGGTCTTGAGTCAAATACAAGGAAATGGAAATACTTCAAGTGATGGTGAATCATCTCATCGGAAAAAGATCAAATCCTCTACTGAGGACGTGGAACACTTCAAAGCAGAAAGCAAGGGAGATGCGGAAACCAATGCTCTATCTGAGCCATCGAATAGTCCCATGAGTTCTGAAAGTTTGACTAACACTCTGAGCACTGCAAGTGCCAGTCCAGATTTCTCCAGTCATCATATTACGGAT CCATCCCTGCTGTACAATCCACCTGATTTAAACAAGAATATCACTGAGATATTTGGAAAGCTTATCAACATATATAGGG CACTGGGTGAGGATCGGAGATCATTTAGCTACTACAAGGCTATTCCAGTTATTGAGAAGTTAccatttaaaattgaaagtgCAGATCAGGTTAAAGGCCTGCCAGGGATTGGAAAGTCAATGCAGGATCAT ATTCAGGAGATCGTAACTACTGGGAAATTATCAAAGTTGGAGCACTTTGAAAAGGATGAAAAG GTACGGACAATCAGTTTGTTTGGGGAAGTTTGGGGTATTGGTCCTGCAACTGCACAGAAATTATATGAGAAAGGACACCGTACACTAGATGATTTGAAGAATGAAGATTCATTAACACATTCTCAGAGATTAGGTTTGAAATATTTCGATGACATTAAGACGAGGATTCCACGCCATGAG GTTGAGCAGATGGAACGTCTTCTGCAGAAAGCCGGGGAAGAAGTTTTGCCTGAG GTGATCATTTTGTGTGGAGGATCATACAGACGTGGAAAGGCTTCCTGTGGAGATCTAGATGTTGTAATTATGCATCCTGAtagaaaaag TCATAAGGGTTTCTTGTCAAAATATGTGAAGAAGTTAAAGGAAATGAAGTTCTTAAGAGAGGATTTGATTTTCAGCACTCACAGCGAGGAg GGCACCGATTCTGGTGTTGATACGTACTTTGGTCTCTGCACCTATCCTGGTCGAGAGCTGCGGCATCGCATTGATTTCAAA GTGTATCCAAGGGACATATATGCGTTTGGGCTAATAGCATGGACCGGGAATGATGTACTAAATAGGAG GTTGAGATTACTAGCAGAATCCAAAGGATACCGACTTGATGATACAGGGCTGTTTCCAGCTACTTATGGCTCAGGCGGTAAACAG GGTGTAAGGGCGAGAACaagtttgaaatttgataCTGAAAAGGAGGTGTTTGATTTCCTGGGATTTCCTTGGCTAGAACCTCATGAAAGAAATTTGTGA
- the LOC102620577 gene encoding DNA polymerase lambda isoform X1, with protein sequence MAPKTTRKPTPALDSNGIFTGMRVFLVEKGVQNRRLQIWRQKLVQMGATVEEKLSKKVTHVLAMDLEALLQQVSKQHLARFKGSVIHYQWLEDSLRLGEKVSEDLYRIKLHPEGENIADRVLSQIQGNGNTSSDGESSHRKKIKSSTEDVEHFKAESKGDAETNALSEPSNSPMSSESLTNTLSTASASPDFSSHHITDPSLLYNPPDLNKNITEIFGKLINIYRALGEDRRSFSYYKAIPVIEKLPFKIESADQVKGLPGIGKSMQDHIQEIVTTGKLSKLEHFEKDEKVRTISLFGEVWGIGPATAQKLYEKGHRTLDDLKNEDSLTHSQRLGLKYFDDIKTRIPRHEVEQMERLLQKAGEEVLPEVIILCGGSYRRGKASCGDLDVVIMHPDRKSHKGFLSKYVKKLKEMKFLREDLIFSTHSEEGTDSGVDTYFGLCTYPGRELRHRIDFKVYPRDIYAFGLIAWTGNDVLNRRLRLLAESKGYRLDDTGLFPATYGSGGKQGVRARTSLKFDTEKEVFDFLGFPWLEPHERNL encoded by the exons ATGGCGCCAAAAACAACCAGAAAACCAACTCCAGCTCTTGACTCGAACGGTATATTCACCGGAATGCGCGTTTTCTTAGTCGAAAAGGGAGTTCAAAACCGTCGATTACAG ATTTGGAGGCAGAAGCTGGTGCAAATGGGGGCTACTGTTGAGGAGAAGCTATCCAAGAAAGTCACGCATGTTTTAGCGATGGATTTAGAAGCGCTTCTTCAACAAGTCAGTAAACAACACCTCGCACGCTTCAAAGGA AGTGTTATCCATTATCAATGGCTGGAGGACAGCTTGAGATTAGGGGAAAAGGTCTCTGAGGATTTGTATCGTATAAAACTGCATCCAGAAGGAGAAAATATAGCAGACAGGGTCTTGAGTCAAATACAAGGAAATGGAAATACTTCAAGTGATGGTGAATCATCTCATCGGAAAAAGATCAAATCCTCTACTGAGGACGTGGAACACTTCAAAGCAGAAAGCAAGGGAGATGCGGAAACCAATGCTCTATCTGAGCCATCGAATAGTCCCATGAGTTCTGAAAGTTTGACTAACACTCTGAGCACTGCAAGTGCCAGTCCAGATTTCTCCAGTCATCATATTACGGAT CCATCCCTGCTGTACAATCCACCTGATTTAAACAAGAATATCACTGAGATATTTGGAAAGCTTATCAACATATATAGGG CACTGGGTGAGGATCGGAGATCATTTAGCTACTACAAGGCTATTCCAGTTATTGAGAAGTTAccatttaaaattgaaagtgCAGATCAGGTTAAAGGCCTGCCAGGGATTGGAAAGTCAATGCAGGATCAT ATTCAGGAGATCGTAACTACTGGGAAATTATCAAAGTTGGAGCACTTTGAAAAGGATGAAAAG GTACGGACAATCAGTTTGTTTGGGGAAGTTTGGGGTATTGGTCCTGCAACTGCACAGAAATTATATGAGAAAGGACACCGTACACTAGATGATTTGAAGAATGAAGATTCATTAACACATTCTCAGAGATTAGGTTTGAAATATTTCGATGACATTAAGACGAGGATTCCACGCCATGAG GTTGAGCAGATGGAACGTCTTCTGCAGAAAGCCGGGGAAGAAGTTTTGCCTGAG GTGATCATTTTGTGTGGAGGATCATACAGACGTGGAAAGGCTTCCTGTGGAGATCTAGATGTTGTAATTATGCATCCTGAtagaaaaag TCATAAGGGTTTCTTGTCAAAATATGTGAAGAAGTTAAAGGAAATGAAGTTCTTAAGAGAGGATTTGATTTTCAGCACTCACAGCGAGGAg GGCACCGATTCTGGTGTTGATACGTACTTTGGTCTCTGCACCTATCCTGGTCGAGAGCTGCGGCATCGCATTGATTTCAAA GTGTATCCAAGGGACATATATGCGTTTGGGCTAATAGCATGGACCGGGAATGATGTACTAAATAGGAG GTTGAGATTACTAGCAGAATCCAAAGGATACCGACTTGATGATACAGGGCTGTTTCCAGCTACTTATGGCTCAGGCGGTAAACAG GGTGTAAGGGCGAGAACaagtttgaaatttgataCTGAAAAGGAGGTGTTTGATTTCCTGGGATTTCCTTGGCTAGAACCTCATGAAAGAAATTTGTGA